A window from Triticum aestivum cultivar Chinese Spring chromosome 6D, IWGSC CS RefSeq v2.1, whole genome shotgun sequence encodes these proteins:
- the LOC123145818 gene encoding U-box domain-containing protein 52-like translates to MGKYDDGGGGGSYPLVAVCIDKDKNSQNALKYATETLVHRGQTLVLVHVNTRGSSGGVEDAAGYKQPTDQQMKDLFLPFRCFCTRKDIQCKDVLLDDHDVAKSLVEFAAHAAVERLVLGANTRSSFVRFKADVPNSVCKTAPDFTSVYVVNKGGKVTSVRQAIRPAPSVSPLRTMIQGGGAGAAKPPEPQQLAAAPAAAAAQKWAAPTPPQATRADSTVTPTLQPQENFIMSPFSRGPTTTSARKFPDFSQTESSDISFIGVAPTQRRSVDRSGGASYPPRLSTGSDTFEHNSFEAPRSGWGLDTFGNESTSNSHTSVSSSLPAEDMEAEMRRLRLELKQTMDMYSTACKEALTAKQKATELQRWKEEEQRSQDGRLTEETALALIEQEKAKARAAIEAAEASQRLAELEAQKRIAAERRALKGDAGASSARYRRYTIEEIEAGTEHFSDSLKVGEGGYGPVYKGQLDHTPVAIKVLRPDAAQGKAQFQQEVEVLSCIRHPNMVLLLGACPEYGCLVYEYMAMGSLDDCLFRRGGGPVLPWQHRFRIAAEIATGLLFLHQAKPEPLVHRDLKPGNILLDRNYVSKISDVGLARLVPPSVADTVTQCHMTSAAGTFCYIDPEYQQTGMLGVKSDVYSLGVMLLQIITARPPMGLTHHVARALDHGTIADLLDPAVHDWPVDEARRFAEMSLRCCELRRKDRPDLATGVLPELNRLRALGEDNMQFCNPMMGGMGGGGGLRTGMTSSAYMSNSAMSQSRLGPDAMSDPFARSQYGGGSTRRLNYN, encoded by the exons ATGGGCAAgtacgacgacggcggcggtggcggcagctaCCCGCTGGTGGCGGTGTGCATCGACAAGGACAAGAACAGCCAGAACGCGCTCAAGTACGCGACGGAGACGCTGGTGCACCGGGGCCAGACCCTGGTGCTGGTCCACGTCAACACCCGCGGCAGCTCCGGCGGCGTGGAGGACGCCGCCGGGTACAAGCAGCCGACGGACCAGCAGATGAAGGACCTCTTCCTCCCCTTCCGCTGCTTCTGCACCCGCAAGGACATCCAGTGCAAGGACGTGCTCCTCGACGACCATGACGTCGCCAAGTCCCTCGTCGAGTTCGCCGCCCACGCCGCCGTCGAGCGCCTCGTCCTCGGCGCCAACACCCGCAGCAGCTTCGTCCGCTTCAAGGCCGACGTCCCCAACAGCGTCTGCAAGACCGCCCCCGACTTCACCAGCGTCTACGTCGTCAACAAGGGCGGCAAGGTCACCTCCGTGCGCCAGGCCATCCGCCCCGCCCCCTCCGTCTCGCCGCTCCGGACCATGATCCAGGGCGGCGGCGCCGGTGCTGCCAAGCCGCCCGAGCCGCAGCAGCTTGCCGCGGcgcccgcggccgcggccgcgcagAAGTGGGCGGCGCCGACGCCTCCTCAGGCGACGCGAGCCGACTCTACCGTCACGCCGACGCTGCAGCCGCAAGAGAACTTCATCAT GTCTCCGTTCTCGAGGGGCCCGACGACGACGTCGGCGAGGAAGTTCCCGGACTTCTCGCAGACGGAGTCGTCGGACATATCCTTCATCGGGGTGGCCCCGACCCAGCGGCGGAGCGTGGACCGGAGCGGCGGAGCGTCGTACCCGCCGCGGCTGTCCACCGGGTCGGACACCTTCGAGCACAACAGCTTCGAGGCGCCGCGCTCGGGGTGGGGTCTCGACACCTTCGGCAACGAGAGCACCTCCAACTCCCATACCAGCgtctcctcctccctccccgcg gaggacatggaggcggagaTGCGGCGGCTCCGGCTGGAGCTGAAGCAGACCATGGACATGTACAGCACGGCGTGCAAGGAGGCGCTCACCGCCAAGCAGAAGGCCACGGAGCTGCAGCGCTGGAAGGAGGAGGAGCAGCGGTCGCAGGACGGCCGGCTCACGGAGGAGACGGCGCTGGCGCTCATCGAGCAGGAGAAGGCCAAGGCGCGGGCGGCCATCGAGGCGGCCGAGGCGTCGCAGCGCCTGGCGGAGCTGGAGGCCCAGAAGCGGATCGCCGCGGAGAGGAGGGCGCTCAAGGGGGACGCCGGCGCCTCGTCGGCGAGGTACCGCCGGTACACCATCGAGGAAATCGAGGCGGGCACGGAGCACTTCTCCGACTCGCTCAAGGTGGGCGAGGGCGGCTACGGCCCGGTGTACAAGGGCCAGCTCGACCACACCCCCGTGGCCATCAAGGTGCTCCGGCCGGACGCCGCGCAGGGCAAGGCGCAGTTCCAGCAGGAGGTGGAGGTGCTCAGCTGCATCCGCCACCCCAACATGGTGCTCCTCCTCGGCGCCTGCCCGGAGTACGGCTGCCTGGTGTACGAGTACATGGCCATGGGCAGCCTGGACGACTGCCTcttccggcgcggcggcgggccgGTGCTCCCCTGGCAGCACCGGTTCCGCATCGCCGCCGAGATCGCCACGGGCCTGCTCTTCCTCCACCAGGCCAAGCCGGAGCCGCTGGTCCACcgcgacctgaagccgggcaacatcCTCCTCGACCGCAACTACGTGAGCAAGATCAGCGACGTCGGGCTCGCCCGGCTGGTGCCGCCGTCGGTGGCCGACACGGTGACGCAGTGCCACATGACGAGCGCCGCGGGCACCTTCTGCTACATCGACCCGGAGTACCAGCAGACGGGGATGCTGGGCGTCAAGTCGGACGTCTACTCGCTGGGCGTGATGCTGCTGCAGATCATCACGGCGCGGCCGCCCATGGGGCTGACCCACCACGTGGCGCGCGCGCTGGACCACGGCACCATCGCCGACCTGCTCGACCCGGCCGTGCACGACTGGCCCGTGGACGAGGCGCGGCGGTTCGCGGAGATGTCGCTGCGCTGCTGCGAGCTCCGGCGCAAGGACCGGCCCGACCTGGCCACCGGCGTGCTCCCGGAGCTCAACCGGCTGCGCGCGCTCGGCGAGGACAACATGCAGTTCTGCAACCCGATGATGGGcggcatgggcggcggcggcggcttgcgcacCGGCATGACCAGCTCCGCCTACATGAGCAACTCCGCCATGTCGCAGTCACGGCTGGGGCCC GATGCGATGAGCGATCCGTTCGCGAGGTCGCAGTACGGCGGCGGGAGCACGAGAAGGCTCAACTACAACTGA
- the LOC123145817 gene encoding uncharacterized protein isoform X1, whose protein sequence is MPASSRLCAYATCSLAASPVPTPPSPPLRCRLRRRHRRLASSMGQSTSSPAGGGRSRGDSRWPALRLDLGLPPGRKQRPAGERLDLGSRLRRALSRPSPQSTEVEIEAEEEGRDAGNRVEVEAGGADADHLVVMVNGLYGSSADWKFAAEQFVKRLPGKVYVHRSECNHSKLTYDGVDIMGERLAEEVHQVVQRKGNLRKISIVAHSLGGLISRYAIGRLYEESTSEEPCLNMEKHSDEENISGGGKIAGLEPMNFIASATPHLGSRWNKQLPFLFGVPLLEQTAAETAHLIVGRTGKHLFLSDRDDGKPPLLVRMVEDCDDGKFMSALRSFKRRVAYANITYDHIVGWSTSSIRRQHELPKLELEANNEKYPHVIHVDTANSEGSQQEDSVDTSLTDSLEEEMIRGLIQVTWERVDVCFHESRLKYNAHYNIQVRTPINLEGVDVINHMIDNFLVYTGPSCGLFPVDSAGKVICLVYDGVTPF, encoded by the exons ATGCCCGCCTCCTCCAGGCTCTGCGCGTACGCCACGTGCTCCCTCGCGGCATCCCCCGTCCCcacccccccttccccaccccttcgctgccgccttcgccgccgccaccgccgactcgCCTCCTCCATGGGCCAGTCCACGAGCTCGCCCGCGGGCGGCGGCCGCAGCCGCGGCGACTCTCGGTGGCCGGCGCTCCGGCTCGATCTAGGGTTGCCGCCCGGCCGCAAGCAGAGGCCGGCAGGCGAGAGGCTCGATTTGGGGAGCCGGCTGCGCCGCGCGCTGTCGCGGCCGTCGCCCCAGAGCACGGAGGTGGAGATTGAGGCCGAAGAGGAGGGGCGAGACGCTGGGAACCGCGTGGAGGTGGAGGCCGGCGGCGCGGACGCCGATCACCTCGTCGTCATGGTTAACGGCCTCTATGGGAG TTCGGCGGATTGGAAGTTTGCAGCAGAGCAGTTCGTGAAGAGGCTCCCGGGGAAAGTCTATGTGCATC GTAGTGAGTGCAATCATTCAAAGTTAACATACGATGGAGTTGATATAATGGGCGAAAGACTGGCTGAAGAG GTACACCAAGTTGTCCAGAGAAAAGGAAATTTGCGGAAAATCTCTATTGTTGCTCATTCACTTGGTGGATTGATTTCAAGATATGCAATTGGAAGACTCTATGAAGAATCAACAAGTGAAGAGCCATGCCTTAATATGGAGAAGCATTCTGACGAAGAAAATATAAGCGGAGGTGGTAAAATAGCTGGCTTAGAACCAATGAACTTCATTGCGTCAGCTACACCACACCTGGGCTCAAGGTGGAATAAACAA CTGCCCTTCCTTTTTGGTGTTCCGCTTTTGGAACAAACCGCTGCAGAAACTGCGCATCTTATAGTTGGGAGAACGGGTAAACACTTGTTCCTCTCGGACAGGGACGATGGGAAGCCTCCACTTCTTGTGCGGATGGTTGAAGACTGCGATGATGGGAAATTCAT GTCAGCTTTGCGCTCTTTTAAGCGCCGTGTTGCGTATGCAAATATAACATATGACC ATATAGTTGGTTGGAGCACATCATCGATTCGGCGTCAACATGAGTTACCGAAA CTCGAGTTAGAAGCAAATAATGAAAAGTACCCGCATGTTATCCATGTTGATACTGCTAACTCAGAGGGCTCTCAGCAAGAGGATTCTGTAGACACTTCACTCACGGATAGCCTTGAAG AGGAGATGATCCGTGGCCTTATACAGGTGACCTGGGAACGGGTCGATGTATGCTTTCATGAGAGCCGGCTAAAATACAATGCGCATTACAATATCCAG GTTAGAACCCCAATAAACTTGGAGGGAGTAGATGTCATCAACCATATGATAGACAATTTTCTAGTCTATACTGGCCCGTCTTGCGGATTATTTCCAGTGGATTCAGCTGGAAAAGTAATCTGTCTTGTATATGACGGCGTAACTCCATTCTAG
- the LOC123145817 gene encoding putative lipase C4A8.10 isoform X2: protein MPASSRLCAYATCSLAASPVPTPPSPPLRCRLRRRHRRLASSMGQSTSSPAGGGRSRGDSRWPALRLDLGLPPGRKQRPAGERLDLGSRLRRALSRPSPQSTEVEIEAEEEGRDAGNRVEVEAGGADADHLVVMVNGLYGSSADWKFAAEQFVKRLPGKVYVHRSECNHSKLTYDGVDIMGERLAEEVHQVVQRKGNLRKISIVAHSLGGLISRYAIGRLYEESTSEEPCLNMEKHSDEENISGGGKIAGLEPMNFIASATPHLGSRWNKQLPFLFGVPLLEQTAAETAHLIVGRTGKHLFLSDRDDGKPPLLVRMVEDCDDGKFMSALRSFKRRVAYANITYDHIVGWSTSSIRRQHELPKLELEANNEKYPHVIHVDTANSEGSQQEDSVDTSLTDSLEEEMIRGLIQVTWERVDVCFHESRLKYNAHYNIQVRTPMNLEGEDVIYHMIDNFLV, encoded by the exons ATGCCCGCCTCCTCCAGGCTCTGCGCGTACGCCACGTGCTCCCTCGCGGCATCCCCCGTCCCcacccccccttccccaccccttcgctgccgccttcgccgccgccaccgccgactcgCCTCCTCCATGGGCCAGTCCACGAGCTCGCCCGCGGGCGGCGGCCGCAGCCGCGGCGACTCTCGGTGGCCGGCGCTCCGGCTCGATCTAGGGTTGCCGCCCGGCCGCAAGCAGAGGCCGGCAGGCGAGAGGCTCGATTTGGGGAGCCGGCTGCGCCGCGCGCTGTCGCGGCCGTCGCCCCAGAGCACGGAGGTGGAGATTGAGGCCGAAGAGGAGGGGCGAGACGCTGGGAACCGCGTGGAGGTGGAGGCCGGCGGCGCGGACGCCGATCACCTCGTCGTCATGGTTAACGGCCTCTATGGGAG TTCGGCGGATTGGAAGTTTGCAGCAGAGCAGTTCGTGAAGAGGCTCCCGGGGAAAGTCTATGTGCATC GTAGTGAGTGCAATCATTCAAAGTTAACATACGATGGAGTTGATATAATGGGCGAAAGACTGGCTGAAGAG GTACACCAAGTTGTCCAGAGAAAAGGAAATTTGCGGAAAATCTCTATTGTTGCTCATTCACTTGGTGGATTGATTTCAAGATATGCAATTGGAAGACTCTATGAAGAATCAACAAGTGAAGAGCCATGCCTTAATATGGAGAAGCATTCTGACGAAGAAAATATAAGCGGAGGTGGTAAAATAGCTGGCTTAGAACCAATGAACTTCATTGCGTCAGCTACACCACACCTGGGCTCAAGGTGGAATAAACAA CTGCCCTTCCTTTTTGGTGTTCCGCTTTTGGAACAAACCGCTGCAGAAACTGCGCATCTTATAGTTGGGAGAACGGGTAAACACTTGTTCCTCTCGGACAGGGACGATGGGAAGCCTCCACTTCTTGTGCGGATGGTTGAAGACTGCGATGATGGGAAATTCAT GTCAGCTTTGCGCTCTTTTAAGCGCCGTGTTGCGTATGCAAATATAACATATGACC ATATAGTTGGTTGGAGCACATCATCGATTCGGCGTCAACATGAGTTACCGAAA CTCGAGTTAGAAGCAAATAATGAAAAGTACCCGCATGTTATCCATGTTGATACTGCTAACTCAGAGGGCTCTCAGCAAGAGGATTCTGTAGACACTTCACTCACGGATAGCCTTGAAG AGGAGATGATCCGTGGCCTTATACAGGTGACCTGGGAACGGGTCGATGTATGCTTTCATGAGAGCCGGCTAAAATACAATGCGCATTACAATATCCAG GTCAGGACCCCAATGAACCTGGAGGGAGAAGATGTCATCTACCATATGATAGACAATTTTCTAGTCTAG